The DNA segment ATACCTCGGGTCGGGGTCCCCCAGGGAGATCAGGTGCGTGGTCTCGCCGAAATAGCCGCCCTCCGCCGAGTGCTCCAGGACGATGGTGTGGTAATCGCCCCCGCACCACACGTGCCCTCTCTGCCGAGCGTCGGCCAGATAGGCCAGCCGAGGCAGGGGGCCGGAAGCCGCCATCCAGTACAGCTCCTCCGCTCCGGCCTCGGCCGCGAAACGCGAGGCGGCGGCGATCGCGTCCAGCTCCCGCCTGCCCGGCCCGACGAACTGGAGGTAGTGCCGGAAGGTCTCCTCGTTGAGCCGGACGGCCGCCTCGGAGAGCCGGATCTCCAAAGGGCTCTGCACCCTGCGGACGCGGTTCATCCGCGGGGTGAAGTCGACCGGAGCCACACCGCCCAGATGACGCAGCAGGGAGAGATAAAAGTTGGCGCTCAGGCCGGCCTGGCCGGCAAGCCCCACCCTGCCGGGGCCGAAGGACCGGACGTACTCGGCCACGCACCGACCGGGGTCCGAGTTGTACTCGTGCCCCGGGACGATGCGGACCTCGTCCGTCGCGCCGTACCGCGCGGCGTAGTCGGCCCCGGCGGCGTCATGCGTGAAAAGCGCGACGGCACCCGTCAGGGGCAGGACCAGGTACTCCTCGAACACGGGCAGAACGTAGTTGGCCAGGTAGCGCAGGGCACCGCGGAACTCCATTTGGGCCGATGCCCCGGTGACGAGGACATCGACGCCGGCATCGGCCATCTCCTCACGGACCCTCCGCCATCGGCCGTGGATCTCCTCCTGGGGGACGTTCATGGCGCACACCTCAGAACCTCATGCCCATCGCCGCCGGCAGGAAGGTGATGAGCCAGGGAAGGAACGTGATCAGGAGCAGGCAAAGGACGCCGGCGATAAGGAACGGCCAGACCTTCGCCACGAGATCCCGCATGGAGACCTTCGCGATGTTGCAGGCGACGAAGAGGTTGGACCCGACGGGCGGCGTCACCTGCCCGATGGCGAAGTTGGCCGTGGCAATGACGCCGAAGGCGATCAGGGAGTAGTTCATCTCCCGCACGATGGGCAGGAGGATCGGCATCAGGAGGTAAAAGCCGGAGGCCGAGTCGACGAAACACCCGGCGATCAGGAAGATCAGGGTGATGAGCAGCAGCATCGCCGTGCGGTCGCGCGTCACGGACAGCAGCGCGCCCGTCAGCTGGCCCGCCACCCCCGAGGTGGTCAGGATCCAGGTGAAGGCCCCCGCACAGCCCATGATGAACATAATGACCGCCGAGGAGACCGAGGCCTCGACGAAGATCCGCCACAGCTGGCGCAGCTTGATCTCCCGGTAGACGAAGAGCCCGACCAGGAGCCCGTAGACCACCGCGACCCCCGCCGCCTCGGTGGGCGTGAACACGCCCCCGTAGATGCCGCCCAGGATGATGACCGGCATCATCAGGGCCCACAGGGCCTCCCTGAACGTCCTCCAGCGCACGCCGGCCGGCTGCCTTGCCTGGCGCACGACGTTCGCGTCCGCGCGCAGGCAGAGCAGCGCCGCGGCGGAGAAGAAGAGGCCGAACAGCAGCCCGGGGACGATCCCCGCGATGAACATCGTGCCGACGGAGACCTCCGCCAGCATGGCGTAGATGATGAAGGGGATGCTGGGCGGGATGATCATCCCGATGCCGCCCGAGGAGGCGACCAACGCGGTCGCGAAGTCCTTGTCGTAGCCCTGGCGGACCATGGCGGGAATCAGGACCCCGCCGATCGCGGCGACGGTGGCGGGTCCGGAGCCGGAGATGGCCGCAAAGAAGCAGGCCACCACCACCGTGACCACGGCCAACCCGCCCTTGCGGTGTCCCACGCAGGCGTTCGCGAAGGCGATCAGACGTCCGGATATGCCGGCGTGGTCCATAATCACGCCGGCGAGGATGAAGAAGGGGATCGCCAGGAGCGTGTAGCGGGCGATCGCCGCATAGAACACGGTGGGGAACACGGAGATCTTGAAGCCCATCTGCAGGATTCCCGCAAGAGCCGCCAGTCCCATCGAGGCCGCGACGGGGACCCTCAGGAGCAGGAGTCCGAAGAACACGCCGATCAGCACGAAGGCGATCATGCCCCAGCCCTCGCCTTCCGGATCTCCAGGTACCCCGACCGCAGGACGCTGACCAGCGTCACGGCGGCCCCCGCCGGAATGGACCACCCCGCGATGGCCATGGGGATCCGCATCCCCGGCAGAATTTGTCCGTGCTTGATCTGGTTCATCACCATCGCGTACCCGGTCCGCGCGAGGACGAGCATCAGCAGGGCCGAGGCGAGCGTGGCGAAGCCGATCAGGACGGGCTGAAGCGCTGCGGGCATCCGATCCGACGCCAAGGTCAGCACCGTGTGCGCGCCGATGCGGTAGCCGTAGGAGATGCCGAACAGGCTCACCCAGATGAAGACCAGGACCACCAGCTCCTCCGTGTAGGAGAAGGGCGTCTGCGGCAACAGGTAGCGAAAGACGACGTTGAGAAAATTGAAGAGGACCATCACGGCCATGCCGGCGACCATGACGCTCTCCTCCAGGATGTTGAACCCCTTCCAGAATCGATTCACGTTGCAGTCCCTCCCGAATGCGGCTCCAGACATAGGAGAAGAGGGCCCCTTCGGGCCCCCTTCAGGCTCTTGCGGCGGGAAATCAGAATGCGTGTCCGAACTTTTTGAAGAGGTCCTCACCGAACTCCTGCCGGTAATCCTCGTAGACCTTGGTCGTGGCCTCCCGGAAGGCCTTGACCTGCTCGGGCGTCAGAGAGTCGACGACCTCGATCTTGTACTCGCCCAGCTGACCGCGGAGGGCCGCCTCCTTCTCCCGGGTGACCGCCACCTGATGGGCCATCGCCTCGTCCGCGGCCGCCTGGAAGACCGCCTTCTCCTCGTCGCTCAGGCTCTCCCAAAGCTCCTTGCTGACGGAGAGGTACAGCGGGTCGTAGGAGTAGTTCCAGAGGGAGATGTGCTTGACGACCTCCAGGGTCTTCTGCGTGAAGAGCAGGTCCAGGGTGTTTTCGCAGGCGTCGATGGTGCCCTGCTGGAGGGACGTGTAGACCTCGGACTGGTTCATGGTGATCGGGTCCGCGCCGATGTACTTCAGCAGCGAGACGTGGACGTTGCTGCCCGGAACGCGGATCTTGAGGCCCTTCATGTCCGAGGGCTGCACGATGGCATTGCGGTTGTTGACCACCTGGCGGTATCCGTTCTCGCCGATCGCGAGGCAGACGACCCCCGCCTCGTTCAGCACCTGCTTCAGGCTGGCTCCGCCCTCGCCCTTCATGCAGCGGTCGACGTCCTCGTAGGTGGGCAGAAGCCACGGGAAACAGGGCACGACGCTCTTCTTGGCTACGGCGGACCAGACGAGCGCGTCCTGAAGATGCACGTCCGTCACCCCCGTCTGCACCAGGTCGATACCCGCAACCTGATTGCCGCCGGAGAGCTCGTCGAGCGGGTAGATCGTGAAGTCGAACTTGCCCTGCGTCCTCTCCCTGACGATCTCGGCGAACTTCTCGGCACCCTGGTGCCAAGTGCTGGTGCGGGGCGCAGCATGGCTGAACTTCAGCTTCACCGCGTCGGCCGCAAGGGCCGGGACGGACGGAACGAGCAGCATGGAGACGCACAGCAACGCGAGCAGAACCTTCCTCATCGAAAACGGAACCTCCTTGTCGTAGAAACGCCGATATTGCCGCAGCGGCTCCTCCCTTGGCAAGCCCCGGGCGATACGGACAATATATCACAAGGGCCCGTATTTTCAATCAAAAGAATAAAAGGCAACTGCAGTTTCGTTTTCTCGTCAACGCCGACTCATGATCGTCCTGATCTCGTCCTCGTTGATCCCCACCATCGCCTCCCCGAGGTCCCCGGACACCTCGAGCAGCATCCTCGGGTCCTCGTAATGCTCCACCGCCTTGACGATAGCCCTTGCCCTTTTTTCGGGGTTCCCGGACTTGAATATTCCCGACCCCACAAACACGCCCTCCGCCCCAAGCTGGCGCATCAAAGCGGCATCCGCCGGTGTCGCGACCCCTCCTGCCGAGAAGTTCAAAACCGGCAGTCTCCCCTTCTCCCTCACCCCGCTCAAAAGCTCCGGGTCGACCCCGAGCTCCTTTGCCCGATGATTCACCTCATCCTTCCGAAGGGACCGAACCAGCGCAATCTCGCCCATGATCTGCCGCATATGGGAGACGGCCTGAATCACGTCGCCGGTCCCCGCCTCGCCCTTCGTCCGTATCATCCTGGCCCCCTCGGAAATTCTTCTGAGCGCCTCTCCCAGGTTTCTGGCGCCGCACACGAAGGGGGTTTTAAACTGTTTCTTGTCGATGTGATGGACCCCGTCGGCGGGGGACAAAACCTCGGATTCGTCGATAAAATCGACGCCCAGTGCCTCCAGGATCTGGGCCTCCACGAAGTGCCCGATCCTCACCTTGGCCATGACCGGTATCGAGACCGCCTTGACGATCTCCTCGATCCTCTTGGGGTCGCTCATCCTCGAAACTCCCCCCGCCGCCCTGATGTCCGCCGGAACCCTCTCGAGCGCCATGACCGCGACCGCCCCCGCCGCCTCCGCAATTTTGGCCTGCTCGGGATTGACGACATCCATGACGACTCCGCCCCTCAGCCTCTCGTAAATGTCCATAAATTCTTTCCTCCCAACATTTTTACTCCGGTGTTCCGTCAGCTCAGGCATTATATCTGCTATACTGTCTCCATTGATAGATACAGTTTAAAAAAAATTTATGGATACAGAGGCGGACATGCCATTGGGACAGACCGTTCTTCCGCTGTATTTGAGCCTTTACGAGGACATAAAAAGCAGGATCGCATCAGGAAAGCTTGCCGCCGGAGACAGGCTGCCCTCCATAAGGGCGGCGGCCAGAGATTTGAAAATCAGCATCAATACCGTCAGCAACGCCTATCATCAGCTGGAGGTCGAGGGCTATGTCAGGTCCGCGGAAAAGGTGGGCTACTTCGTCGAGGCGATAGACGATTTGATAAGGCTCGGACGCCGCCAGCCCGCCGTCCTCGAGAGGGCGATGCCTCCAAAATACAAGTACGATTTTTCCTACAGCGGCGTCGACGATTCCCTGTTCCCTTATTCCGTCTGGAAGAAAATTTTCAGGCAAGTGTTTTCGTCGGAGCATGAAAACCTGTTGGCTCAGGGCGATTGCAAGGGCTTCCCTCCCCTGAGGGAAAGCATCGCCGCCTACCTCATGAACTCGAGGGGGATCGACGCGGCCCCGTCCAACATGATCGTCTCCGCAGGGACGGAACACCTTTTTTATATCCTCAAAAGACTTTTGGACAGCAATACGCTCTATGCCTTCGAAAACCCCGGCTACGCCTTCGGAAACCCCTTTTTCACCTACGATATGGCCAATCCCATTTTTCTCAATCTGGACAGGCAGGGCGTCGAAATCGAACGGATCCGGGATCTGAACTCCATTGCCGTCCTTGTAACCCCCGCCCATCAGTTTCCGATGGGTACAGTCATGTCCATAAACCGAAGGATCGAGCTTTTGAACTGGGCAAGCCTCAGGCCCGAGAGATACATCATCGAGGACGACTACGACGGCGAGTTCAAGTTCAGGGAAAAGCCCACCCCCGCCCTGAAAAGTATGGACACGAACGACGACGTGATCTACCTGGGCAGTTTTTCAAGGCTCA comes from the Fretibacterium sp. OH1220_COT-178 genome and includes:
- a CDS encoding M24 family metallopeptidase, which gives rise to MNVPQEEIHGRWRRVREEMADAGVDVLVTGASAQMEFRGALRYLANYVLPVFEEYLVLPLTGAVALFTHDAAGADYAARYGATDEVRIVPGHEYNSDPGRCVAEYVRSFGPGRVGLAGQAGLSANFYLSLLRHLGGVAPVDFTPRMNRVRRVQSPLEIRLSEAAVRLNEETFRHYLQFVGPGRRELDAIAAASRFAAEAGAEELYWMAASGPLPRLAYLADARQRGHVWCGGDYHTIVLEHSAEGGYFGETTHLISLGDPDPRYVRAFAAVGEAQRAAAARIRPGATVGELADAAEAVLIERGYARPRGAGEPPAAIGHGQGADVWEFPRIVSGDATPIEPGMRFNIHPLAVLEDGARITSCDCHIATQDGSRRLSTLPYEIAVV
- a CDS encoding TRAP transporter large permease, which encodes MIAFVLIGVFFGLLLLRVPVAASMGLAALAGILQMGFKISVFPTVFYAAIARYTLLAIPFFILAGVIMDHAGISGRLIAFANACVGHRKGGLAVVTVVVACFFAAISGSGPATVAAIGGVLIPAMVRQGYDKDFATALVASSGGIGMIIPPSIPFIIYAMLAEVSVGTMFIAGIVPGLLFGLFFSAAALLCLRADANVVRQARQPAGVRWRTFREALWALMMPVIILGGIYGGVFTPTEAAGVAVVYGLLVGLFVYREIKLRQLWRIFVEASVSSAVIMFIMGCAGAFTWILTTSGVAGQLTGALLSVTRDRTAMLLLITLIFLIAGCFVDSASGFYLLMPILLPIVREMNYSLIAFGVIATANFAIGQVTPPVGSNLFVACNIAKVSMRDLVAKVWPFLIAGVLCLLLITFLPWLITFLPAAMGMRF
- a CDS encoding TRAP transporter small permease, translated to MNRFWKGFNILEESVMVAGMAVMVLFNFLNVVFRYLLPQTPFSYTEELVVLVFIWVSLFGISYGYRIGAHTVLTLASDRMPAALQPVLIGFATLASALLMLVLARTGYAMVMNQIKHGQILPGMRIPMAIAGWSIPAGAAVTLVSVLRSGYLEIRKARAGA
- a CDS encoding DctP family TRAP transporter solute-binding subunit: MRKVLLALLCVSMLLVPSVPALAADAVKLKFSHAAPRTSTWHQGAEKFAEIVRERTQGKFDFTIYPLDELSGGNQVAGIDLVQTGVTDVHLQDALVWSAVAKKSVVPCFPWLLPTYEDVDRCMKGEGGASLKQVLNEAGVVCLAIGENGYRQVVNNRNAIVQPSDMKGLKIRVPGSNVHVSLLKYIGADPITMNQSEVYTSLQQGTIDACENTLDLLFTQKTLEVVKHISLWNYSYDPLYLSVSKELWESLSDEEKAVFQAAADEAMAHQVAVTREKEAALRGQLGEYKIEVVDSLTPEQVKAFREATTKVYEDYRQEFGEDLFKKFGHAF
- the pdxS gene encoding pyridoxal 5'-phosphate synthase lyase subunit PdxS, which translates into the protein MDIYERLRGGVVMDVVNPEQAKIAEAAGAVAVMALERVPADIRAAGGVSRMSDPKRIEEIVKAVSIPVMAKVRIGHFVEAQILEALGVDFIDESEVLSPADGVHHIDKKQFKTPFVCGARNLGEALRRISEGARMIRTKGEAGTGDVIQAVSHMRQIMGEIALVRSLRKDEVNHRAKELGVDPELLSGVREKGRLPVLNFSAGGVATPADAALMRQLGAEGVFVGSGIFKSGNPEKRARAIVKAVEHYEDPRMLLEVSGDLGEAMVGINEDEIRTIMSRR
- the pdxR gene encoding MocR-like pyridoxine biosynthesis transcription factor PdxR, translated to MPLGQTVLPLYLSLYEDIKSRIASGKLAAGDRLPSIRAAARDLKISINTVSNAYHQLEVEGYVRSAEKVGYFVEAIDDLIRLGRRQPAVLERAMPPKYKYDFSYSGVDDSLFPYSVWKKIFRQVFSSEHENLLAQGDCKGFPPLRESIAAYLMNSRGIDAAPSNMIVSAGTEHLFYILKRLLDSNTLYAFENPGYAFGNPFFTYDMANPIFLNLDRQGVEIERIRDLNSIAVLVTPAHQFPMGTVMSINRRIELLNWASLRPERYIIEDDYDGEFKFREKPTPALKSMDTNDDVIYLGSFSRLIAPSLRVSYMILPERLMKEYERAFKGFGCPVSLFIQTALSRFMSEGYFEKHINRMKSCYGKKHSRTKHRIERSAHIKMHGPTSGTSFVIEIPEVDADALLEHLESAGVRLTPISDFAVNGEDFRGLYLLSFSKLSDLDLEDGIGIMEKTIEALKK